The following proteins come from a genomic window of Flavobacteriales bacterium:
- a CDS encoding NAD-dependent epimerase/dehydratase family protein — MKTAFVTGATGFLGINLVQQLLEDGWHVTALHRKTSNLTYLKRFDVTLAEGAITDKESLIQAMPENVDAVFHVAANTSMWSKWNDQQYQDNVIGTRNMVEVALQKNAKRFVHTSSISAWGHPRHEIDETEKSDAMSSPVNYNRTKYLAELEVDTAIAEGLDAVIVNPCDIMGPYDSHNWAQIIQAVYNNDVPGIPNGNAVICHVRDIAKAHISAFEKGRTGERYLLGGQDVTFKEIFNTIERFMGKKESTFVVPNWLMKASIPFYTLQSKLNGKEPVLTPEKYIELTIPKHVNSQKAVTELDYKMSPLEESIKDSYEWLKQENLLGR, encoded by the coding sequence ATGAAAACTGCTTTTGTTACGGGTGCTACGGGATTTCTCGGCATCAATCTGGTCCAGCAACTTTTGGAGGACGGCTGGCACGTCACTGCGCTTCATAGAAAGACCTCTAATCTCACGTATCTCAAACGGTTTGATGTAACGCTGGCGGAAGGAGCAATTACTGATAAAGAATCATTGATTCAGGCCATGCCCGAAAATGTGGATGCGGTTTTCCATGTGGCGGCCAACACGTCCATGTGGTCGAAGTGGAACGACCAGCAGTATCAGGACAATGTGATTGGAACGCGGAACATGGTGGAAGTGGCGTTGCAGAAAAATGCCAAGCGGTTTGTGCATACTTCGTCCATTTCTGCCTGGGGCCATCCACGCCACGAAATTGATGAGACGGAAAAGTCCGATGCCATGAGCAGCCCCGTCAATTACAATAGGACCAAGTATTTGGCAGAGTTGGAAGTGGACACGGCCATTGCCGAAGGTTTGGATGCGGTTATTGTGAATCCGTGTGACATTATGGGGCCGTACGATTCGCACAATTGGGCGCAGATCATTCAGGCGGTTTACAATAATGATGTGCCTGGAATTCCGAACGGAAACGCGGTCATCTGCCACGTTCGTGATATTGCGAAGGCGCACATTTCGGCCTTCGAAAAAGGCAGAACGGGCGAACGCTACCTGCTCGGTGGACAGGACGTCACGTTCAAGGAGATCTTCAACACCATTGAGCGGTTCATGGGTAAGAAGGAGTCGACCTTTGTAGTGCCAAACTGGCTGATGAAAGCGTCCATACCGTTCTACACGCTGCAATCGAAATTGAACGGAAAGGAACCTGTTTTGACCCCAGAGAAATACATTGAGCTGACTATTCCAAAGCACGTGAATTCGCAAAAGGCTGTTACCGAATTGGATTACAAAATGTCGCCATTGGAAGAGTCGATAAAGGATTCTTACGAGTGGTTGAAACAGGAAAATTTGCTGGGTCGATAA
- the hisC gene encoding histidinol-phosphate transaminase — MVDIQKLIRPNVRNLKPYSSARDEFKGSASVWLDANENPNNTGLNRYPDPLQWKLKARISELKHVPKENIFLGNGSDEAIDLLFRAFCESGKDKALICSPTYGMYQVSADINDVEVIDVPLTPDWQLNLEAIELRFSDANIKLLFICSPNNPTGNCMQRSDVLQLASNFNGLVVIDEAYIDFSEQDSFSKELGNHNNLVVLQTLSKAWGLAGIRLGMAFANEEVIEVLNRIKPPYNVNQLSQEVALRELMNVAAFNKEVKTILTERKRLEVELDQLKNVLTIYPSDANFLLVKFTEPKTIYDALTDKGIVVRDRSKVAEGCLRITVGTEEENTTLLAELKKLAS; from the coding sequence ATGGTTGATATTCAGAAACTGATACGACCGAATGTGCGGAATCTGAAACCGTACAGCAGTGCACGCGATGAGTTCAAAGGTTCTGCTTCGGTGTGGCTGGATGCCAACGAAAACCCCAACAACACAGGGTTGAACCGCTATCCGGATCCATTGCAATGGAAGCTGAAAGCACGTATTTCTGAACTCAAGCATGTTCCGAAAGAGAACATTTTCCTCGGTAACGGAAGCGATGAGGCCATCGACCTGCTGTTCCGCGCTTTCTGCGAATCTGGAAAGGACAAAGCACTGATCTGCTCACCAACGTATGGCATGTATCAAGTAAGTGCAGACATCAACGATGTGGAGGTGATTGATGTGCCGCTCACCCCAGATTGGCAACTGAATCTGGAAGCAATCGAATTGCGGTTTTCTGATGCGAACATCAAACTGCTGTTCATCTGTTCGCCCAACAATCCAACAGGAAATTGCATGCAGCGAAGTGATGTTCTTCAGCTCGCTTCCAATTTCAATGGGTTGGTGGTGATTGATGAAGCGTACATCGACTTTTCCGAGCAGGATTCATTTTCAAAAGAGCTCGGAAATCACAACAATTTGGTGGTTCTGCAAACCCTCAGCAAGGCGTGGGGGTTGGCGGGTATTCGTCTGGGAATGGCGTTCGCGAATGAAGAAGTGATTGAGGTTCTGAATCGCATCAAGCCACCTTACAATGTCAATCAGCTATCGCAAGAAGTTGCGCTGCGGGAATTGATGAATGTAGCGGCTTTTAATAAGGAAGTGAAAACCATTCTCACCGAAAGAAAGAGGCTGGAAGTTGAATTGGATCAACTGAAAAACGTGTTGACCATTTATCCGTCTGACGCCAATTTTCTGTTGGTGAAATTCACCGAGCCGAAGACGATTTACGATGCGCTTACTGATAAAGGAATTGTGGTCCGCGACCGTTCCAAAGTTGCTGAAGGTTGCCTGCGCATTACTGTTGGAACCGAAGAGGAGAACACAACACTGCTTGCAGAGTTGAAAAAGTTAGCATCATGA
- the hisA gene encoding 1-(5-phosphoribosyl)-5-[(5-phosphoribosylamino)methylideneamino]imidazole-4-carboxamide isomerase — protein MRIIPAIDIIDGKCVRLSQGNYNQKTVYNENPLEVAKQFEDAGLKYLHLVDLDGAKAKKVVNWKVLESITSKTNLQVDFGGGLRTTENLKTVFNSGAKQITAGSIAVNERETVLQWITEFGSEKIILGADAKNGRIATHGWLDDSGLDVIEFISDYQKEGIEYVVCTDISKDGMLEGTSIQLYERILANSPELKLIASGGVSSIEDLIQLKEIGCDGTILGKAIYENRVTLKELSEL, from the coding sequence ATGAGAATCATTCCCGCCATCGACATCATTGACGGAAAATGCGTGCGCCTTTCGCAAGGCAATTACAACCAGAAAACGGTGTACAACGAGAATCCGTTGGAAGTCGCCAAGCAGTTCGAGGATGCAGGTTTGAAGTACTTGCATCTGGTGGATCTGGATGGCGCGAAAGCCAAGAAAGTGGTGAACTGGAAAGTGCTGGAATCCATCACGTCAAAAACGAATCTTCAAGTGGATTTTGGCGGAGGATTGCGAACTACTGAGAATCTCAAAACGGTCTTTAATTCGGGTGCAAAACAGATCACGGCCGGAAGCATTGCCGTGAACGAACGAGAAACAGTATTGCAATGGATAACTGAGTTCGGATCTGAGAAGATCATTCTCGGTGCAGATGCTAAAAACGGGCGAATCGCTACACACGGTTGGTTGGATGACAGCGGGTTGGATGTGATCGAATTCATATCAGACTATCAAAAAGAAGGAATTGAATATGTGGTGTGTACCGACATCTCAAAAGATGGAATGTTGGAAGGTACTTCTATTCAACTCTACGAAAGAATCCTTGCGAATTCTCCTGAATTGAAATTGATTGCAAGCGGTGGCGTTTCTTCGATTGAAGACCTCATCCAACTGAAGGAAATCGGCTGCGATGGAACGATTCTCGGAAAAGCCATCTATGAAAACCGAGTGACACTGAAAGAACTATCCGAATTGTAA
- a CDS encoding DUF1905 domain-containing protein, with product MSEPLVDKEYLLEKFPGKGGWTYAAIPEILKNPHAPFGWVRVKGSVDGYEIERSKLQPMSNGQLFFPVNAKIRKAIGKQAGDNVHITLYEDKISEQIREELMVCLQNEPPELLDKFNGLSEFLQNNYLGWLQDAKTEDEKAARILKLIEELPKY from the coding sequence GTGTCAGAACCACTTGTGGACAAAGAGTATTTGCTGGAGAAATTCCCTGGCAAGGGCGGCTGGACGTATGCGGCCATTCCCGAAATCTTGAAAAACCCACACGCGCCATTTGGTTGGGTTCGGGTGAAAGGCAGCGTTGACGGTTATGAGATAGAACGGTCAAAACTGCAACCGATGAGCAACGGACAATTGTTCTTTCCCGTCAATGCCAAGATCAGAAAAGCCATTGGCAAACAGGCTGGAGATAATGTCCACATCACGCTTTACGAAGACAAAATCTCGGAACAGATCAGAGAAGAACTGATGGTGTGTTTGCAGAATGAACCGCCAGAACTTTTGGACAAGTTCAATGGCCTGAGCGAATTCCTTCAGAACAACTATCTCGGTTGGCTTCAGGACGCCAAGACCGAAGACGAAAAAGCCGCTCGCATCCTCAAACTGATTGAGGAATTGCCGAAGTACTAA
- the hisD gene encoding histidinol dehydrogenase → MKVFRNPARSDWPQLCERPTMDLSELQPKVQQVLDEVREGGDEALIALTSQFDKVNLSSLALQVPESVEIDEKLKSAIDEAWNNIHKFHSAQQQLPEKIETTEGVFCWRKSIAIEKVGLYIPGGSAPLFSTLLMLGIPAMIAGCKEIVVCTPPRKDGSVDVAIMYVAQKLGLKQIYTVGGAQAVAAMASGTESIPKVDKIFGPGNQYVTMAKQLVQQQGVAIDMPAGPSEVLVIADDTCEPSFVAADLLSQAEHGSDSHVILVFVGSEQVLIEILEELEPQLNQLPRKDIAQKALENSSAIVLGSWQEAMDFSNRYAPEHLIIATQNCDELANQVVNAGSVFLGNYSCESAGDYASGTNHTLPTNGYARSYSGVSLDSFLKKVTFQKLTAAGIQNIGPSIETMAAAEQLDAHRNAVSLRLKKLSNG, encoded by the coding sequence ATGAAGGTGTTTCGAAACCCAGCCCGCAGCGATTGGCCTCAGTTGTGCGAACGCCCGACAATGGATCTTTCCGAACTTCAACCGAAGGTTCAGCAGGTTTTGGATGAAGTCAGGGAAGGGGGCGATGAAGCATTGATTGCCCTTACCTCGCAATTCGACAAGGTGAATCTGAGTTCGTTGGCGCTACAAGTTCCTGAATCGGTTGAAATTGATGAAAAGTTGAAATCAGCCATTGATGAGGCTTGGAACAACATCCACAAATTCCATTCAGCGCAACAGCAATTGCCCGAAAAAATTGAGACCACAGAAGGCGTTTTCTGCTGGCGAAAAAGCATCGCCATCGAAAAGGTCGGTCTGTACATTCCAGGAGGAAGTGCCCCGCTGTTCTCTACGCTTCTCATGCTCGGAATTCCAGCTATGATCGCTGGTTGCAAAGAAATTGTGGTCTGCACGCCACCTCGAAAAGACGGTTCGGTGGATGTGGCCATTATGTACGTAGCGCAAAAACTCGGTCTGAAGCAAATCTACACCGTTGGTGGCGCGCAGGCGGTGGCTGCCATGGCTTCGGGAACGGAATCCATCCCGAAAGTGGACAAGATCTTTGGTCCAGGAAATCAGTACGTGACCATGGCCAAACAGCTCGTTCAGCAGCAAGGCGTGGCCATCGATATGCCAGCTGGTCCAAGCGAAGTTTTGGTAATTGCTGACGATACCTGCGAGCCGTCTTTCGTTGCGGCCGATCTACTTAGTCAGGCAGAACACGGATCGGACAGTCACGTGATTCTTGTCTTTGTGGGAAGCGAACAGGTTTTAATTGAGATTCTGGAAGAATTGGAACCTCAATTGAATCAACTTCCACGAAAAGACATTGCTCAAAAAGCACTGGAAAACAGTTCGGCCATTGTTCTTGGTTCATGGCAAGAAGCCATGGATTTCTCGAACCGATATGCGCCAGAACACCTCATCATTGCAACTCAGAACTGTGATGAACTGGCGAACCAAGTGGTGAATGCAGGCAGCGTTTTTCTTGGTAACTACAGCTGCGAAAGTGCGGGCGATTATGCCAGTGGAACGAATCACACCTTGCCCACAAACGGCTATGCAAGAAGCTACAGCGGTGTTTCCTTGGACAGCTTCTTGAAGAAAGTCACGTTCCAAAAATTGACGGCTGCAGGAATCCAGAACATCGGACCGAGCATCGAAACGATGGCTGCTGCTGAACAATTGGATGCCCACCGAAATGCGGTTTCACTCCGATTAAAGAAGTTGAGCAATGGTTGA
- the hisB gene encoding bifunctional histidinol-phosphatase/imidazoleglycerol-phosphate dehydratase HisB translates to MKKVLFIDRDGTIIKEPADEQIDSFKKLEFYPGAISNLAKIATELDYELVMVTNQDGLGTDSFPEDTFWPAHNLIMKTLEGEGIRFSEVLIDRSFSADNAPTRKPRTGMLTHYIKGNYDLRHSFVIGDRKTDVELAKNLGAKAIFISDEKADCVLTTTSWNEIYRFLKEQPRLGSVHRKTSETDIQIELNLDGSGKSNIQTGLGFFDHMLEQLAKHGNMDLNVQVDGDLHIDEHHTIEDVALALGEAFDNALGSRKGIQRYGFLLPMDDCLAQVAIDFGGRPWCVWGADFKREKIGEMPTEMFSHFFKSFSDKARCNLNIKAEGQNEHHKIEAIFKAWARVIRMAVSQTSDGSMPSTKGVL, encoded by the coding sequence ATGAAAAAGGTCTTGTTTATTGATAGAGACGGAACCATCATCAAGGAACCTGCGGACGAGCAGATCGATAGTTTCAAGAAATTGGAATTCTATCCGGGCGCGATTTCCAATCTCGCGAAAATTGCCACGGAGTTGGACTATGAGTTGGTGATGGTCACCAATCAGGATGGATTGGGAACCGATTCATTTCCAGAGGACACGTTTTGGCCTGCCCATAACCTGATAATGAAAACGCTGGAAGGTGAAGGAATCCGCTTTTCGGAAGTGCTCATCGACCGCAGTTTTTCAGCCGATAATGCTCCAACGCGCAAACCGCGAACGGGGATGTTGACGCATTACATCAAAGGGAATTACGACCTGCGGCATTCGTTCGTGATTGGTGATAGGAAAACAGATGTGGAACTGGCAAAGAACCTCGGTGCCAAGGCCATTTTTATTTCTGATGAAAAAGCTGATTGCGTACTTACAACGACTTCATGGAACGAGATCTATCGCTTTCTGAAAGAGCAACCGCGTTTAGGTTCCGTGCATCGGAAAACTTCGGAAACGGATATTCAGATTGAACTGAATTTGGATGGTTCAGGAAAGTCGAACATCCAAACGGGTTTGGGTTTTTTCGATCACATGTTGGAGCAATTGGCCAAGCACGGAAATATGGATCTGAATGTTCAAGTGGATGGCGATCTGCACATTGACGAGCATCACACCATTGAGGATGTGGCCTTGGCGTTGGGCGAAGCATTCGACAATGCGCTGGGTTCGCGGAAAGGAATTCAGCGTTACGGTTTTCTCTTGCCAATGGATGATTGTCTGGCGCAGGTCGCCATCGATTTCGGTGGTCGTCCGTGGTGCGTTTGGGGAGCAGATTTCAAGCGAGAAAAAATTGGCGAAATGCCGACCGAAATGTTCTCACATTTCTTCAAGTCGTTCTCAGACAAGGCGCGTTGCAACCTCAATATCAAAGCCGAAGGACAAAACGAACACCATAAGATCGAGGCGATTTTCAAAGCTTGGGCACGGGTCATTCGCATGGCTGTTTCGCAGACATCAGACGGCTCGATGCCATCCACAAAAGGCGTACTATGA
- the hisH gene encoding imidazole glycerol phosphate synthase subunit HisH produces the protein MIAVVKYNAGNIRSVMNTLDRLGADATVTDDPSLLREADKVIFPGVGEAGSAMRYLRERGLDEVLKNLNQPFLGICLGLQLMCKHSEEGDTECLGIFSENVKRFPSAKEKVPHMGWNNCTELKGPLFCPPRPLIADTPPLQGEIGGSEKALDQRASSPPSERRGVHQGRGGYFENADFYFVHSYYAEIGSQTTAKCDYILPFSAALQQDNFHAVQFHPEKSADVGQQLIKNFLEL, from the coding sequence ATGATTGCGGTTGTCAAATACAATGCGGGCAATATCCGCTCGGTGATGAATACGCTGGATCGACTTGGTGCAGACGCAACCGTTACCGATGACCCGAGTTTGCTTCGCGAAGCGGATAAAGTGATCTTTCCAGGTGTGGGAGAGGCAGGTTCGGCCATGCGCTATTTGCGTGAGCGTGGTTTGGACGAAGTGCTGAAGAACCTGAATCAGCCATTTCTAGGCATTTGCCTTGGGTTGCAATTGATGTGCAAGCATTCGGAAGAAGGCGATACGGAATGTCTGGGTATTTTCAGTGAGAATGTAAAACGCTTTCCATCCGCCAAAGAAAAAGTGCCACACATGGGTTGGAACAATTGCACGGAACTGAAAGGGCCGCTTTTCTGCCCCCCTCGTCCGCTTATTGCGGACACTCCCCCCTTGCAGGGGGAGATTGGTGGTTCTGAAAAGGCGTTGGATCAACGTGCCAGCTCCCCTCCTTCTGAAAGGAGGGGTGTCCATCAGGGACGGGGTGGTTATTTTGAAAATGCTGATTTCTATTTCGTACACAGTTATTACGCTGAAATTGGTTCGCAGACCACAGCGAAATGCGATTACATCTTGCCGTTTTCCGCAGCATTGCAGCAGGATAATTTCCACGCAGTGCAGTTTCATCCAGAGAAGTCGGCCGATGTCGGTCAGCAACTCATCAAGAACTTTTTGGAGTTATGA
- the hisF gene encoding imidazole glycerol phosphate synthase subunit HisF, whose protein sequence is MLKKRIIPCLDIKDGRTVKGVNFVEIRDAGGPVELAKAYVEQGADELVFLDITATVEGRKTFAELVGHIAEEINIPFTVGGGISSVADVEILLAAGADKVSVNSSAVRRPELISELANEFGNQCVVVAIDAGMVDGNWRVFTHGGRAATDIDVFAWAKEAEQRGAGELLVTSMQHDGTKSGFAIDLLKELDAITTIPIIASGGAGNAQHFVDVFQKSGVDAALAASIFHFGEVPIPQLKNELRTKGIPVR, encoded by the coding sequence ATGCTGAAAAAACGAATCATACCATGCCTCGACATCAAAGATGGTCGTACCGTAAAAGGTGTGAATTTCGTTGAGATTCGCGATGCTGGCGGCCCGGTGGAATTGGCCAAAGCGTATGTTGAGCAAGGTGCCGATGAACTCGTTTTTCTTGACATCACAGCCACGGTTGAGGGTCGAAAAACCTTTGCCGAATTGGTCGGTCATATTGCCGAAGAGATCAATATTCCGTTTACCGTTGGTGGTGGAATCAGTTCCGTTGCAGATGTAGAGATTCTGCTGGCTGCGGGTGCTGATAAAGTGAGCGTTAACTCTTCTGCCGTTAGGCGACCAGAACTCATTTCTGAATTAGCGAACGAATTCGGGAATCAGTGTGTGGTGGTTGCCATTGATGCTGGAATGGTTGATGGAAATTGGCGCGTATTCACGCATGGCGGAAGAGCAGCAACCGACATTGATGTTTTCGCTTGGGCAAAGGAAGCGGAGCAACGCGGAGCGGGAGAACTGCTCGTTACTTCCATGCAGCATGATGGAACAAAAAGCGGTTTCGCCATTGATTTATTGAAGGAATTGGACGCGATCACAACGATTCCGATCATTGCTTCTGGTGGAGCGGGAAATGCACAGCATTTTGTAGATGTATTTCAAAAATCGGGTGTGGATGCCGCCTTGGCTGCCAGCATTTTTCATTTCGGTGAAGTGCCGATTCCCCAACTCAAAAACGAATTAAGAACAAAAGGAATTCCTGTAAGATGA
- a CDS encoding DUF4440 domain-containing protein produces the protein MKITLALLLSLFVFRNEPNDSEKQIRQVLAEQQDCWNQGDLECFMQGYWKSDSLKFIGRSGINYGWQATLDNYKKSYPDKAAMGTLNFEILSLEPLGSDHYLVTGKWKLTRQSDEPHGLFTLIWQRFGDEWKIIYDHSS, from the coding sequence TAGCTCTTCTTCTGTCCTTGTTCGTCTTCCGTAACGAACCCAACGATTCTGAAAAGCAGATCAGACAGGTGCTTGCCGAACAACAGGATTGCTGGAACCAAGGCGACCTTGAATGTTTTATGCAAGGTTATTGGAAATCTGATTCCTTGAAATTCATTGGTAGATCAGGCATCAATTATGGGTGGCAGGCTACGCTCGATAACTACAAGAAGTCCTACCCCGATAAAGCGGCCATGGGAACTTTGAACTTCGAAATCCTGAGCCTTGAACCACTTGGCAGCGACCATTATCTCGTTACTGGAAAATGGAAATTGACGCGCCAATCAGACGAACCGCACGGTCTTTTTACCTTGATCTGGCAACGCTTTGGCGATGAATGGAAGATCATTTACGATCATTCGAGTTAG
- a CDS encoding pirin family protein: MKRTINRIIPAQRVNMGGILLDQPLPMHGVEQIDPFLLVHHWDDKLPGGQNEKELGVGPHPHRGFSPVTLIFKGAVHHRDSLGTKSIVKAGGAQWMNSGRGIIHSERPPKHMAENGGDFEFIQFWANTPAARKMEPAKYQPLTAENTPTVVSEDGKVTAGIVAGKALGKEGPIELMTPMLVIRFDIQKGGKMEFDLPKDFNAFVYQLDGKLSFDGTTTKKKDLTWFKNDGESVAFEGLEDTRAILLAGEPINEPLATYGPFVMNNQTEIMQALRDYQMGKMGMLIEEFDS, encoded by the coding sequence ATGAAACGCACAATCAATCGAATCATACCCGCTCAGCGCGTGAACATGGGCGGCATTCTGCTGGATCAACCATTACCGATGCATGGTGTGGAACAGATCGATCCATTCCTTCTGGTACATCATTGGGACGATAAACTTCCTGGAGGCCAAAACGAGAAAGAACTGGGCGTTGGACCGCATCCGCACCGTGGTTTTTCTCCCGTCACGCTCATTTTCAAAGGGGCAGTTCACCACCGCGATTCGTTAGGAACCAAAAGCATTGTAAAAGCTGGCGGTGCGCAGTGGATGAACAGCGGCAGAGGCATCATTCACAGCGAGCGGCCACCGAAACACATGGCCGAAAACGGGGGCGATTTTGAGTTCATCCAATTTTGGGCAAATACACCTGCCGCCAGAAAAATGGAACCCGCCAAGTATCAGCCTTTAACAGCTGAGAACACACCAACCGTTGTTTCCGAAGATGGAAAAGTAACCGCTGGAATTGTTGCTGGAAAAGCGTTGGGCAAAGAAGGCCCGATAGAATTGATGACACCGATGTTGGTGATACGATTCGACATTCAGAAAGGTGGTAAAATGGAATTTGATCTTCCGAAGGATTTCAATGCCTTTGTCTACCAATTGGATGGCAAACTGAGTTTCGATGGAACCACCACCAAGAAGAAAGACCTCACGTGGTTCAAGAATGATGGCGAAAGCGTTGCTTTTGAAGGATTGGAAGACACGCGCGCCATTCTATTGGCTGGCGAACCGATCAACGAACCATTGGCCACATACGGCCCGTTTGTGATGAACAACCAGACGGAGATCATGCAAGCATTGCGTGACTACCAGATGGGCAAAATGGGTATGCTGATCGAGGAGTTTGATTCGTAA
- a CDS encoding bifunctional phosphoribosyl-AMP cyclohydrolase/phosphoribosyl-ATP diphosphatase HisIE, whose protein sequence is MNVDFSKGDGLVPAIIQHYATKTVLMLGYMNEAALQKTQELGKVTFYSRSKQRLWTKGEESGNFLFLKSIEVDCDNDTLLIQVDSVGPTCHKGTETCFGDTDAAGFAHQLQRIIEDRKANPSEKSYTTSLFEKGINKIAQKVGEEAVETVIEAKDNNDELFLNEAADLLFHYLVLLTAKGKSLEDVETVLRSRHQG, encoded by the coding sequence ATGAACGTAGATTTTTCAAAAGGCGATGGGCTGGTGCCAGCCATCATTCAGCATTACGCCACCAAAACAGTTTTGATGTTGGGATATATGAATGAAGCGGCATTGCAGAAAACCCAAGAGTTGGGAAAAGTGACCTTCTATTCGCGCAGCAAACAACGACTTTGGACCAAAGGTGAAGAATCGGGCAATTTTCTTTTTCTGAAATCTATCGAAGTCGACTGCGACAACGATACGCTTTTGATTCAGGTTGATTCCGTTGGACCAACGTGCCACAAGGGAACCGAAACCTGTTTTGGCGATACTGATGCGGCTGGATTTGCGCATCAATTGCAGCGCATCATCGAAGACCGAAAGGCCAATCCTTCAGAGAAATCATACACAACTTCGCTGTTCGAAAAAGGCATCAACAAGATTGCGCAAAAGGTGGGCGAAGAAGCAGTTGAAACCGTCATTGAGGCCAAAGACAACAATGACGAACTGTTTTTGAATGAAGCTGCCGATCTGCTTTTCCATTATCTCGTGCTACTCACGGCAAAAGGGAAATCGTTGGAGGATGTGGAAACCGTTCTGAGATCACGACATCAAGGTTGA